One stretch of Variovorax sp. TBS-050B DNA includes these proteins:
- a CDS encoding uracil-DNA glycosylase, translated as MNRPDQLSSSDPADWPVAPGWQPLVDGFFAGIVGQKLRSFLRERLDAGAVIFPPQPLRALELTPPEEVRVVILGQDPYHGRGQAEGLAFSVAPGVALPPSLRNIFKELQRDLGTPPPPFPDPGGSLVKWATHGVLLLNTCLTVEEAQPASHSGRGWEVLTDAVIRHVSDGPRPVVFMLWGSHAQSKRALIDVGRHKVLMSNHPSPLSALRPPVPFIGCGHFGEARAWRLAHQEEGEIRG; from the coding sequence ATGAACCGGCCCGACCAGCTGTCGAGCAGCGATCCTGCCGACTGGCCCGTGGCGCCGGGCTGGCAGCCGCTGGTGGACGGCTTCTTCGCCGGCATCGTGGGGCAGAAGCTGCGCAGCTTCCTGCGTGAGCGGCTCGACGCCGGGGCCGTGATCTTTCCGCCGCAACCGCTGCGCGCGCTCGAACTCACGCCGCCCGAAGAAGTGCGCGTGGTGATCCTCGGGCAGGACCCGTACCACGGCCGCGGCCAAGCCGAAGGGCTCGCCTTCTCGGTGGCGCCCGGCGTGGCGCTGCCGCCGTCGCTGCGCAACATCTTCAAGGAACTCCAGCGCGACCTCGGCACGCCGCCGCCGCCGTTTCCCGATCCCGGCGGCAGCCTCGTGAAATGGGCCACGCACGGCGTGCTGCTGCTCAACACCTGCCTCACGGTCGAGGAAGCGCAGCCGGCCAGCCATTCCGGCCGCGGCTGGGAGGTGCTGACGGACGCAGTGATCCGCCATGTGTCGGACGGTCCCAGACCCGTTGTTTTCATGCTCTGGGGCTCGCATGCGCAGAGTAAGCGCGCGTTGATCGACGTTGGGCGCCATAAGGTGCTGATGTCGAACCATCCCTCGCCGCTTTCGGCGCTGCGCCCGCCCGTTCCCTTCATCGGATGTGGTCATTTCGGCGAAGCGCGCGCCTGGCGGCTCGCCCATCAGGAAGAGGGCGAAATTCGGGGATAA
- a CDS encoding LysE family translocator: protein MPDLPHLLAFIAAGWLLNLTPGPDVLYIVTNSLRAGVRAGIVGGLGILSGCFVHVFAAAVGVGTLLATSAAAFTVLKYAGAAYLVYIGLRMLLSRAQPSADMGLAAAAEGAAERSLRQIFLGGFWTNVLNPKVALFFLAFVPQFIAPDAEHKSLYFALLGVLFIFNSAPVVMGWAAAAGWMARRGAVRKGMHWLDRTAGVLFIGFGLRLAFTDAPGRH, encoded by the coding sequence ATGCCCGACCTGCCGCATCTGCTGGCCTTCATCGCCGCCGGCTGGCTGCTGAACCTCACGCCGGGCCCCGACGTGCTCTACATCGTGACGAACTCGCTGCGTGCGGGCGTGCGCGCCGGCATCGTCGGCGGGCTGGGCATTCTCTCGGGCTGCTTCGTGCACGTGTTCGCGGCGGCGGTGGGCGTGGGCACGCTGCTCGCCACCTCGGCGGCGGCCTTCACGGTGCTCAAGTACGCGGGTGCGGCCTACCTGGTCTACATCGGCCTGCGCATGCTGCTGTCGCGCGCGCAGCCGTCCGCCGACATGGGCCTCGCGGCCGCGGCCGAAGGCGCCGCGGAGCGCAGCCTGCGCCAGATCTTCCTCGGCGGCTTCTGGACCAATGTGCTGAACCCGAAGGTCGCGCTGTTCTTCCTGGCCTTCGTGCCGCAGTTCATCGCGCCCGATGCCGAGCACAAGAGCCTGTACTTCGCGCTGCTCGGCGTGCTGTTCATCTTCAACTCGGCCCCCGTGGTGATGGGCTGGGCCGCCGCCGCGGGCTGGATGGCGCGCCGCGGCGCGGTGCGAAAGGGCATGCACTGGCTCGACCGCACCGCGGGCGTGCTGTTCATCGGCTTCGGCCTCAGGCTCGCATTCACCGACGCGCCGGGCCGCCACTGA
- the ltaE gene encoding low-specificity L-threonine aldolase, translated as MTDRTAIVDLRSDTVTQPTSAMREAMMAAPLGDDVFGTDPTVNALQEKIAALLGFEAALFVPTGTQSNLCAILAHCGRGDEYIVGQQAHCYRWEGGGAAVFGSVQPQPLDHASDGTLPLAQIEAAIKPDDAHFARTRLLALENTLGGKLLPFHYVQAATELAKRRGLQRHLDGARLFNAATAQAAAAGGGDVRAEARRIAQCFDSVSVCFSKGLGAPVGSALLGSREFIARAHRIRKMAGGGMRQAGLLAAAAAHALDHHVDRLADDHALARRLAAGLEGIEGLTVEAPHTNIVFVDLEGAAKARSAELLQSLNRQGILATGLYRLRFVTHLDVDAPGVDRAIAAIRAFFLQH; from the coding sequence ATGACCGACCGCACCGCCATCGTCGACCTGCGCAGCGACACCGTCACGCAACCCACGTCCGCGATGCGCGAGGCCATGATGGCCGCCCCGCTCGGCGACGACGTGTTCGGCACCGATCCGACCGTCAATGCGCTGCAGGAGAAGATCGCCGCGCTGCTCGGCTTCGAGGCGGCGCTGTTCGTGCCCACGGGCACGCAGAGCAACCTCTGCGCGATCCTCGCGCATTGCGGTCGCGGCGACGAGTACATCGTCGGCCAGCAGGCGCACTGCTACCGCTGGGAAGGCGGCGGCGCGGCGGTGTTCGGCAGCGTTCAGCCGCAGCCGCTCGACCATGCGTCCGACGGCACGCTGCCGCTCGCGCAGATCGAGGCCGCCATCAAGCCCGACGACGCCCACTTCGCGCGCACCCGCCTGCTCGCGCTCGAGAACACGCTCGGCGGCAAGCTGCTGCCCTTCCACTACGTGCAGGCGGCGACCGAGCTCGCGAAGCGCAGGGGGCTGCAGCGGCACCTCGACGGCGCGCGGCTTTTCAATGCGGCCACCGCACAGGCGGCGGCTGCCGGCGGCGGCGACGTGCGGGCCGAGGCGCGCCGCATCGCGCAGTGCTTCGACAGCGTCTCGGTCTGCTTCAGCAAGGGCCTGGGTGCGCCGGTCGGCTCGGCGCTGCTCGGCTCGCGCGAGTTCATCGCGCGGGCGCACCGCATCCGCAAGATGGCCGGCGGTGGCATGCGTCAGGCGGGCCTGCTCGCCGCGGCGGCCGCGCATGCGCTCGACCATCACGTCGATCGCCTCGCCGACGACCATGCGCTCGCGCGGCGCCTGGCCGCGGGGCTCGAAGGCATCGAGGGGCTCACGGTCGAGGCGCCGCACACCAACATCGTGTTCGTCGACCTCGAAGGCGCGGCCAAGGCGCGCTCGGCCGAGCTGCTCCAGAGCCTGAACCGGCAGGGCATCCTCGCGACCGGCCTCTACCGGCTGCGCTTCGTGACGCATCTCGACGTCGATGCGCCCGGCGTCGACCGCGCCATCGCCGCGATCCGCGCCTTCTTTCTCCAGCACTGA
- the trpE gene encoding anthranilate synthase component I gives MITELEFKSLSAQGYNRIPLMAEAFADLETPLSLYLKLAHAQGGGKHSFLLESVVGGERFGRYSFIGLPARTLLRASGFGADAVTEVVTDGRVVETAAGNPLDFIAQYQQRFKVALRPGLPRFCGGLAGYFGYDTVRHIERKLEKSCPPDALGCPDILLLQCEELAVIDNLSGKLYLIVYADPKQPEAYAAAKRRLRELKEKLKYSVSAPIVKPTQPHPPERSFAKADYLAAVERAKEMIAAGDFMQVQVGQRISKRYTESPLSLYRALRSLNPSPYMYYYDLGDFHVVGASPEILVRQENTGDGEQKITIRPLAGTRPRGASLELDKAAEEELINDPKERAEHVMLIDLARNDIGRIAKTGTVKVTEAFAVERYSHVMHIVSNVEGTLKDGMTAIDVLKATFPAGTLTGAPKVHAMELIDQLEPTKRGLYGGACGYISYAGDMDVAIAIRTGIVKDQMLHVQAAAGVVADSVPELEWKETEAKARALLRAAELVEEGLE, from the coding sequence GTGATCACCGAACTTGAATTCAAGAGCCTCAGCGCCCAGGGCTACAACCGCATTCCGCTGATGGCCGAGGCCTTTGCCGACCTCGAGACCCCGCTGTCCCTGTATCTGAAACTCGCCCACGCGCAGGGCGGCGGCAAGCACAGCTTCCTGCTCGAATCCGTGGTCGGGGGCGAGCGCTTCGGGCGCTACAGCTTCATCGGCCTGCCCGCGCGCACCCTGCTGCGCGCCAGCGGCTTCGGCGCCGATGCCGTGACCGAGGTCGTGACCGACGGCCGCGTGGTCGAGACCGCCGCGGGCAATCCGCTGGACTTCATCGCGCAGTACCAGCAGCGCTTCAAGGTGGCGCTGCGCCCGGGGCTGCCGCGCTTCTGCGGCGGGCTCGCAGGCTACTTCGGCTACGACACCGTGCGCCACATCGAGCGCAAGCTCGAGAAGAGCTGCCCGCCCGACGCCCTGGGCTGCCCCGACATCCTGCTGCTGCAGTGCGAGGAACTCGCCGTCATCGACAACCTCTCGGGCAAGCTCTACCTGATCGTCTATGCCGATCCGAAGCAGCCCGAGGCCTATGCCGCCGCCAAGCGCCGCCTGCGCGAACTGAAGGAGAAGCTCAAGTACTCCGTCAGCGCGCCGATCGTGAAGCCCACGCAGCCGCATCCGCCGGAGCGCAGCTTCGCCAAGGCCGACTACCTCGCGGCCGTGGAGCGCGCGAAGGAGATGATCGCCGCGGGCGACTTCATGCAGGTGCAGGTGGGCCAGCGCATCAGCAAGCGCTACACCGAGTCGCCGCTGTCGCTGTACCGCGCGCTGCGCTCGCTGAACCCGTCGCCCTACATGTACTACTACGACCTCGGCGACTTCCACGTGGTCGGTGCCTCGCCCGAGATCCTGGTGCGGCAGGAGAACACCGGCGACGGCGAACAGAAGATCACCATCCGGCCGCTCGCGGGCACGCGACCGCGCGGCGCCTCGCTCGAGCTCGACAAGGCCGCCGAGGAAGAACTCATCAACGACCCGAAGGAACGCGCCGAGCACGTGATGCTGATCGACCTCGCGCGCAACGACATCGGCCGCATCGCGAAGACCGGCACGGTCAAGGTGACCGAAGCCTTCGCGGTCGAGCGCTACAGCCACGTGATGCACATCGTGAGCAACGTCGAAGGCACGCTGAAGGACGGCATGACCGCGATCGACGTGCTCAAGGCCACCTTCCCGGCCGGCACCCTGACCGGCGCGCCCAAGGTGCATGCGATGGAACTCATCGACCAGCTCGAACCCACCAAGCGCGGCCTCTACGGCGGCGCCTGCGGCTACATCAGCTACGCCGGCGACATGGACGTCGCCATCGCGATCCGCACCGGCATCGTGAAGGACCAGATGCTGCACGTGCAGGCGGCGGCGGGGGTGGTGGCCGATTCGGTGCCCGAACTGGAATGGAAGGAAACCGAAGCCAAGGCGCGCGCGCTGCTGCGGGCGGCGGAGCTGGTGGAGGAGGGATTGGAATGA
- the nusG gene encoding transcription termination/antitermination protein NusG — protein sequence MTDDAVETTPPEENASVLAPAANPDLRWYVVHAYSGMEKAVERNITERINRAGMQDKFGRILVPTEEVVEIKNGQKRTTERRFFPGYVLVEMIMDDESWHLVKHTNKVTGFVGGAKNRPAPISQKEVEDIVSQMQQGTEKPRHKVEFTVGEFVRVKEGPFTDFNGTVEEVNYEKSKVSVSVMIFGRATPVELEFGQVEKT from the coding sequence ATGACCGACGACGCTGTTGAAACCACCCCGCCGGAGGAAAACGCCTCCGTGCTGGCGCCTGCCGCCAACCCCGATCTGCGTTGGTACGTGGTGCATGCCTATTCGGGCATGGAAAAGGCCGTCGAGCGCAACATCACCGAGCGCATCAACCGCGCCGGCATGCAGGACAAGTTCGGCCGCATCCTGGTGCCGACCGAAGAAGTGGTCGAGATCAAGAACGGCCAGAAGCGCACCACCGAGCGGCGCTTCTTCCCAGGCTACGTGCTGGTCGAGATGATCATGGACGACGAGAGCTGGCACCTGGTGAAACACACCAACAAGGTGACGGGCTTCGTGGGCGGCGCCAAGAACCGTCCGGCCCCGATCTCGCAGAAAGAGGTCGAGGACATCGTCAGCCAGATGCAGCAGGGCACCGAGAAGCCGCGCCACAAGGTCGAGTTCACCGTGGGTGAGTTCGTGCGCGTCAAGGAAGGCCCGTTCACCGACTTCAACGGCACCGTCGAGGAAGTCAACTACGAGAAGAGCAAGGTCAGCGTGTCGGTCATGATCTTCGGCCGCGCGACGCCCGTGGAGCTCGAATTCGGTCAGGTCGAAAAAACCTGA
- the rplK gene encoding 50S ribosomal protein L11, protein MAKKIVGFIKLQVPAGKANPSPPIGPALGQRGLNIMEFCKAFNAQTQSYEPGLALPVVITAFADKSFTFIIKSPPAGVLIKKAIKLEKGSARPHTDKVGKITRAQLEEIAKTKMKDLTAADMDAAVRTIAGTARSMGVNVEGV, encoded by the coding sequence ATGGCGAAGAAAATCGTCGGCTTCATCAAGCTGCAAGTGCCAGCTGGTAAGGCCAACCCGTCACCACCCATCGGTCCCGCACTGGGCCAGCGTGGTCTGAACATCATGGAGTTCTGCAAGGCGTTCAATGCGCAGACGCAGAGCTACGAGCCGGGTCTGGCGCTGCCGGTGGTCATCACCGCCTTCGCCGACAAGAGCTTCACCTTCATCATCAAGTCGCCGCCCGCCGGCGTGCTGATCAAGAAGGCGATCAAGCTCGAGAAGGGCTCGGCACGTCCGCACACCGACAAGGTGGGCAAGATCACGCGCGCGCAGCTCGAAGAGATCGCGAAGACCAAGATGAAGGACCTGACCGCCGCCGACATGGACGCCGCGGTCCGCACCATCGCCGGCACCGCCCGTTCGATGGGCGTGAATGTGGAGGGCGTGTAA
- a CDS encoding GxxExxY protein — MSAAEYGLPDAEDAKDSRRTQKEDKNFEDDFSHDIIGAAVEVQRVLGVGLLESAYAAALAVELNERELRFEREVPVSAFYKGRNVGIAYRADFVVEGSVILELKAIDAVADLHRAQLLSYLRLSGLKLGLLINFHAFPVVKGIQRMVNKL, encoded by the coding sequence ATGAGTGCTGCTGAATACGGGCTTCCGGACGCAGAGGACGCGAAGGATTCGCGAAGGACGCAAAAGGAAGACAAAAATTTTGAAGACGACTTCTCGCACGACATCATCGGCGCGGCGGTGGAAGTGCAGCGGGTGCTCGGCGTCGGCCTGCTCGAGAGTGCCTATGCGGCAGCGCTGGCCGTCGAGCTGAACGAGCGGGAGCTGCGCTTCGAGCGCGAGGTGCCGGTCTCCGCGTTCTACAAAGGCCGCAACGTGGGCATTGCCTATCGGGCCGACTTCGTGGTCGAGGGCTCCGTGATCCTGGAGCTCAAGGCGATCGACGCAGTGGCCGACCTGCACCGTGCCCAACTGCTCTCCTACCTGCGCCTTTCGGGCCTGAAGCTCGGCCTGTTGATCAACTTCCATGCCTTCCCCGTCGTCAAGGGCATCCAGAGAATGGTGAACAAGCTATGA
- the trpC gene encoding indole-3-glycerol phosphate synthase TrpC, with product MSDILDKIVAVKHQEVAAAKKRSPIEAVRFDAESRVLTRDFEGALRAKIAAGHAAVIAEVKKASPSKGVLREDFIPADIAQSYAEGDGTVSAACLSVLTDRQFFQGGIDYLKQARASCDLPVLRKDFIVDAYQVYESRAIGADAILLIAACLDDAQMADFEAIARGLGMAVLVEVHDAAELERALRLKTPLVGVNNRNLRNFEVSIQSTIDLLPKLPADRLAVTESGIATREDVATLRAAGVHAFLVGEAFMRAKEPGEALATLFR from the coding sequence ATGTCCGACATCCTCGACAAGATCGTCGCGGTCAAGCACCAGGAAGTGGCCGCGGCGAAGAAGCGAAGCCCGATCGAAGCGGTGCGCTTCGACGCCGAAAGTCGCGTGCTGACGCGCGACTTCGAAGGTGCGCTGCGCGCCAAGATCGCCGCCGGCCACGCCGCCGTAATCGCCGAAGTCAAGAAGGCCAGCCCGAGCAAGGGCGTGCTGCGGGAGGATTTCATCCCCGCCGATATCGCCCAGAGCTACGCCGAAGGCGACGGCACGGTCAGCGCGGCCTGCCTGTCGGTGCTGACCGACCGGCAGTTCTTCCAGGGCGGCATCGACTACCTGAAGCAGGCCCGCGCCTCGTGCGACCTGCCGGTGCTGCGCAAGGATTTCATCGTCGACGCGTACCAAGTGTACGAATCGCGCGCGATCGGCGCCGACGCGATCCTGCTGATCGCGGCCTGCCTCGACGATGCGCAGATGGCCGATTTCGAGGCCATCGCGCGCGGGCTCGGCATGGCCGTGCTGGTCGAGGTGCACGACGCGGCCGAGCTCGAGCGCGCGCTCCGGCTCAAGACGCCGCTGGTCGGCGTGAACAACCGCAACCTGCGCAATTTCGAGGTCTCGATCCAGTCGACCATCGACCTGCTGCCGAAGCTGCCGGCCGATCGGCTGGCCGTGACCGAATCGGGCATCGCCACGCGCGAGGACGTGGCAACGCTGCGCGCCGCGGGCGTGCACGCCTTTCTCGTCGGCGAGGCCTTCATGCGCGCCAAGGAACCCGGCGAGGCGCTCGCCACGCTGTTCCGATGA
- the tuf gene encoding elongation factor Tu yields MAKGKFTRTKPHVNVGTIGHVDHGKTTLTAAIATVLSAKFGGEAKAYDQIDAAPEEKARGITINTAHVEYETANRHYAHVDCPGHADYVKNMITGAAQMDGAILVCSAADGPMPQTREHILLARQVGVGYIIVYLNKCDMVDDKELLELVEMEVRELLDKYEFPGDDTPIIHGSAKLALEGDKGELGEGSIMKLAEALDTYIPTPERAVDGTFLMPVEDVFSISGRGTVVTGAVERGVIKVGEEIEIVGIRPTVKTTCTGVEMFRKLLDQGQAGDNVGVLLRGTKREEVERGQVLCKPGSIKPHTHFTAEVYVLSKDEGGRHTPFFNNYRPQFYFRTTDVTGAIELPKDKEMVMPGDNVSITVKLINPIAMEEGLRFAIREGGRTVGSGVVAKILDI; encoded by the coding sequence ATGGCAAAAGGTAAATTCACCCGCACCAAGCCGCACGTGAACGTGGGCACGATCGGTCACGTCGACCACGGCAAGACCACGCTGACGGCGGCGATCGCCACGGTGCTGTCGGCCAAGTTCGGCGGCGAAGCCAAGGCCTACGACCAGATCGACGCGGCGCCCGAAGAAAAGGCGCGCGGCATCACGATCAACACCGCCCACGTCGAGTACGAGACGGCCAACCGCCACTACGCGCACGTCGACTGCCCCGGCCACGCCGACTACGTGAAGAACATGATCACCGGTGCCGCCCAGATGGACGGCGCCATCCTCGTGTGCTCGGCCGCCGACGGCCCGATGCCCCAGACCCGCGAGCACATCCTGCTGGCGCGCCAGGTGGGTGTGGGCTACATCATCGTCTACCTGAACAAGTGCGACATGGTGGACGACAAGGAGCTGCTCGAGCTGGTCGAAATGGAAGTGCGCGAACTCCTCGACAAGTACGAGTTCCCTGGTGACGACACCCCGATCATTCACGGCTCGGCCAAGCTCGCCCTCGAAGGCGACAAGGGCGAGCTCGGCGAAGGCTCGATCATGAAGCTGGCCGAAGCGCTGGACACCTACATCCCGACGCCCGAGCGCGCCGTGGACGGCACCTTCCTGATGCCTGTGGAAGACGTGTTCTCGATCTCGGGCCGCGGCACGGTCGTGACCGGCGCCGTCGAGCGCGGCGTGATCAAGGTCGGCGAGGAAATCGAGATCGTGGGCATCCGCCCGACGGTCAAGACCACCTGCACCGGCGTGGAAATGTTCCGCAAGCTGCTGGACCAGGGCCAGGCTGGCGACAACGTGGGCGTGCTGCTGCGCGGCACGAAGCGCGAAGAAGTCGAGCGCGGCCAGGTGCTGTGCAAGCCCGGTTCGATCAAGCCGCACACGCACTTCACCGCCGAGGTGTACGTGCTGTCGAAGGACGAGGGCGGCCGTCACACGCCGTTCTTCAACAACTACCGTCCGCAGTTCTACTTCCGCACGACGGACGTGACCGGCGCGATCGAGCTGCCCAAGGACAAGGAAATGGTCATGCCTGGCGACAACGTCAGCATCACCGTGAAGCTGATCAACCCGATCGCGATGGAAGAAGGCCTGCGCTTCGCCATCCGTGAAGGCGGCCGTACCGTGGGTTCGGGCGTCGTGGCCAAGATCCTCGACATCTAA
- the trpD gene encoding anthranilate phosphoribosyltransferase, with protein MITPQEALQRTIEHREVFHDEMLHIVRLIMSGECSPVMMAALITGLRVKKETIGEITAAAQVMREVSTKVPVKDLTHLVDIVGTGGDGSHTFNISTCSMFVAAAAGAKVSKHGGRSVSSKSGSADVLESLGVNINLKPEQIARSIEACGIGFMFAPNHHPAMKNVAPVRKELGIKTIFNILGPLTNPAGAPNILMGVFHPDLVGIQVRALQRLGTEHAVVVYGRDGMDEISLGAATMVGELKDGEIREYELHPEDFGFQMSSNRALRVETPEQSKAMLIGVLENQAGPALDIVLLNAGAALYAAGVADSMAAGIERARAAVASGAARAKLDELVRISATV; from the coding sequence ATGATCACCCCCCAGGAAGCGCTCCAGCGCACCATCGAGCACCGCGAGGTGTTCCACGACGAGATGCTGCACATCGTGCGGCTCATCATGAGCGGCGAATGCTCGCCGGTGATGATGGCGGCGCTGATCACGGGCCTGCGCGTGAAGAAGGAAACCATCGGCGAGATCACCGCGGCCGCGCAGGTCATGCGCGAGGTCTCGACCAAGGTGCCGGTCAAGGACCTCACGCATCTGGTCGACATCGTCGGCACCGGCGGCGACGGCTCGCACACCTTCAACATCTCGACCTGCTCGATGTTCGTCGCGGCCGCGGCCGGCGCCAAGGTCAGCAAGCACGGCGGGCGCAGCGTGTCGAGCAAGTCGGGCAGCGCCGACGTGCTGGAGTCGCTCGGCGTCAACATCAACCTCAAGCCCGAGCAGATCGCGCGCTCGATCGAGGCCTGCGGCATCGGCTTCATGTTCGCGCCCAACCATCACCCGGCCATGAAGAACGTCGCGCCGGTGCGCAAGGAGCTCGGCATCAAGACGATCTTCAACATCCTCGGACCGCTGACCAATCCGGCGGGCGCGCCGAACATCCTGATGGGCGTGTTCCATCCCGACCTCGTGGGCATCCAGGTGCGCGCGCTGCAGCGCCTGGGCACCGAGCATGCGGTGGTGGTGTACGGCCGCGACGGCATGGACGAAATCTCGCTCGGTGCCGCCACGATGGTGGGCGAGCTCAAGGACGGCGAGATCCGCGAGTACGAGCTGCATCCGGAAGACTTCGGCTTCCAGATGTCGAGCAACCGCGCGCTGCGCGTGGAGACGCCCGAGCAGTCGAAGGCCATGCTGATCGGCGTGCTCGAGAACCAGGCCGGGCCCGCGCTCGACATCGTGCTGCTCAACGCCGGCGCGGCACTGTACGCGGCCGGCGTGGCCGATTCGATGGCGGCGGGCATCGAACGGGCGCGCGCGGCCGTGGCGTCCGGCGCGGCGCGCGCCAAGCTCGACGAGCTGGTCCGCATCTCTGCCACCGTCTGA
- a CDS encoding aminodeoxychorismate/anthranilate synthase component II, whose product MKLLMIDNYDSFTYNIVQYFGELGADVQVHRNDEITVAQIGELIASGVTRLVVSPGPCSPAEAGVSVAAIEAFAGKLPILGVCLGHQAIGAAFGGRIVRAQQLMHGKTSEITTTQEGVFAGLPEKFVVNRYHSLSIERESCPEALAITAWTDDGEIMGVRHTGFAHDVRIEGVQFHPESILTEHGHAMLRNFLN is encoded by the coding sequence ATGAAGCTCCTGATGATCGACAACTACGACAGCTTCACCTACAACATCGTCCAGTACTTCGGTGAACTGGGCGCCGACGTGCAGGTGCATCGCAACGACGAGATCACCGTCGCGCAGATCGGCGAGCTGATCGCCTCGGGCGTCACGCGGCTCGTGGTCTCGCCGGGACCGTGCTCGCCCGCGGAAGCGGGCGTGTCGGTGGCGGCCATCGAGGCCTTTGCCGGCAAGCTGCCGATCCTCGGCGTGTGCCTGGGGCATCAGGCGATCGGCGCGGCCTTCGGCGGCAGGATCGTGCGCGCGCAGCAGCTGATGCACGGCAAGACCAGCGAGATCACGACCACGCAGGAAGGCGTGTTCGCGGGGCTGCCCGAGAAGTTCGTGGTCAACCGCTACCACTCGCTGTCGATCGAGCGCGAGAGCTGCCCCGAGGCGCTGGCGATCACCGCGTGGACCGACGACGGCGAGATCATGGGCGTGCGGCACACCGGCTTCGCGCACGACGTGCGCATCGAAGGCGTGCAGTTCCATCCCGAATCGATACTCACCGAGCATGGCCATGCGATGCTCCGGAACTTCCTGAACTGA
- the secE gene encoding preprotein translocase subunit SecE, which produces MATSQIETVSTGADKAKLAAAVLLAVGAIVAFYLLARQGSLVQWAALLVGLAAAVAAFGSSENGRQLWAFGRDSWREVKKVVWPTRKEAMQMTAYVFAFVAIMSVFLWLTDKTLEWVFFDLILGWRK; this is translated from the coding sequence ATGGCCACTTCTCAAATCGAAACCGTGAGCACGGGTGCCGACAAGGCCAAGCTGGCCGCGGCGGTGCTGCTGGCGGTGGGCGCGATCGTCGCGTTCTACCTGCTCGCGCGCCAGGGCTCGCTGGTGCAATGGGCTGCGCTGCTGGTCGGCCTGGCTGCGGCCGTGGCCGCCTTCGGCAGTTCGGAGAATGGCCGCCAGCTGTGGGCTTTCGGCCGCGACTCCTGGCGCGAGGTCAAGAAGGTCGTCTGGCCGACCCGCAAGGAAGCGATGCAGATGACGGCCTACGTGTTCGCCTTCGTGGCGATCATGTCCGTTTTCCTCTGGCTCACCGACAAGACGCTCGAATGGGTGTTTTTCGACCTCATTCTGGGCTGGAGAAAGTAA
- the rplA gene encoding 50S ribosomal protein L1, whose product MAKITKKQKSLEGKVDSTKLYPLGDAINLVKEAATAKFDESIDVAVQLGIDAKKSDQVVRGAVVLPNGTGKTKRVAVFAQGAKAEEAKAAGADIVGMDDLAAMVKAGDMPFDVVIAAPDAMRVVGTLGQILGPRGLMPNPKVGTVTPDVATAVKNAKAGQVQFRVDKAGIVHGTIGRRSFDNDKLQGNLAALIDALVKAKPATSKGVYLRKVAVSSTMGLGVRVDTQTISAS is encoded by the coding sequence ATGGCCAAGATCACCAAGAAGCAGAAGTCGCTCGAAGGCAAGGTCGACAGCACCAAGCTGTACCCGCTGGGTGACGCGATCAACCTCGTCAAGGAAGCCGCCACCGCCAAGTTCGACGAATCGATCGACGTGGCCGTGCAGCTCGGCATCGACGCCAAGAAGTCGGACCAGGTCGTGCGCGGCGCCGTCGTGCTGCCCAACGGCACCGGCAAGACCAAGCGCGTCGCCGTGTTCGCCCAGGGCGCCAAGGCCGAGGAAGCCAAGGCCGCCGGTGCCGACATCGTCGGCATGGACGACCTGGCTGCGATGGTCAAGGCGGGCGACATGCCCTTCGACGTCGTGATCGCCGCGCCGGACGCCATGCGCGTGGTCGGTACGCTCGGTCAGATCCTCGGCCCGCGCGGCCTGATGCCGAATCCGAAGGTCGGCACCGTGACCCCGGACGTCGCCACGGCCGTGAAGAACGCCAAGGCCGGCCAGGTCCAGTTCCGCGTCGACAAGGCCGGCATCGTGCACGGCACGATCGGCCGCCGTTCGTTCGACAACGACAAGCTGCAGGGCAACCTCGCCGCGCTGATCGACGCCCTGGTCAAGGCCAAGCCCGCGACCAGCAAGGGTGTCTACCTGCGCAAGGTGGCCGTGTCGTCGACCATGGGTCTGGGTGTCCGCGTGGACACGCAAACCATCTCGGCGAGCTAA